One Oryza glaberrima chromosome 11, OglaRS2, whole genome shotgun sequence genomic region harbors:
- the LOC127754256 gene encoding uncharacterized protein LOC127754256 — translation MLPSFSSYQSMAGSFNPASCRSLLLPLRLRLRLLLLLLAAAVSGATGSYDPKAFCSKTTDVASCLRVYPTLPDDVAKSQDNEQLYTRLYDYCGVKIYEASSLAESMIATTTAADPVIIATFFPQWKGDEAITTKTHPGKCLLSCNKTIGDVDAIQTCGNTYMEDRPPMIHQNLTVLFHGGHPLPLCKSGCPERSSSEGEAILATKFKYIWTLLDLLEAVLPEYLSETATGAKHKTTTPSPAAASTAP, via the coding sequence ATGTTACCCTCATTCTCATCCTACCAAAGCATGGCGGGCTCCTTTAATCCTGCATCGTGTCGCTCACTGCTGCTGccactccgcctccgcctccgcctcctcctcctcctcctagccGCTGCAGTCAGTGGCGCCACCGGCAGCTACGACCCCAAGGCATTCTGCTCCAAGACGACAGACGTAGCGTCGTGCCTCAGGGTGTACCCAACACTCCCGGACGACGTCGCCAAGTCGCAGGATAACGAGCAGCTCTACACACGGCTGTACGACTACTGTGGAGTCAAGATCTACGAGGCCTCATCGCTCGCAGAATCCATGATtgcaaccaccaccgccgccgaccccgtgaTCATCGCCACCTTCTTCCCGCAGTGGAAAGGGGACGAGGCGATAACGACAAAAACACATCCAGGCAAGTGCCTCTTGAGCTGCAACAAGACCATCGGCGACGTTGACGCCATCCAGACCTGCGGAAACACCTACATGGAAGACAGGCCCCCTATGATCCACCAGAATCTCACTGTCTTGTTCCACGGCGGCCACCCGCTGCCGCTCTGCAAGAGTGGATGCCCGGAGAGGTCGTCCTCGGAGGGCGAGGCCATCCTCGCCACAAAGTTCAAGTATATATGGACCTTGTTGGATCTCCTGGAAGCTGTCCTCCCGGAATATCTTTCTGAGACTGCCACCGGTGCTAAACATAAGACGACGACACCATCTCCCGCTGCAGCGTCCACGGCGCCATGA